The Serpentinimonas maccroryi genome has a segment encoding these proteins:
- a CDS encoding NADH-quinone oxidoreductase subunit A — MNLELYLPVLLFILVGLAVGVLPQLIGYVLGPNRPDPEKNSPYECGFEAFEDARMKFDVRYYLVAILFILFDLEIAFLFPWAVAFSEIGFTGFLAGMMFLAILTVGFVYEWKKGALDWE; from the coding sequence ATGAATCTAGAGCTTTACCTGCCCGTACTCTTGTTTATTCTGGTCGGTCTCGCAGTGGGCGTGTTGCCGCAGTTGATCGGCTACGTTCTGGGGCCCAACCGGCCCGACCCCGAGAAAAACTCCCCCTACGAATGCGGCTTCGAAGCTTTCGAAGACGCGCGCATGAAATTCGACGTACGCTATTACCTCGTCGCCATTCTCTTCATCCTCTTTGACCTCGAGATCGCTTTTCTGTTCCCATGGGCGGTGGCGTTCAGCGAAATCGGCTTCACCGGCTTTTTAGCCGGCATGATGTTCTTGGCCATCCTCACCGTGGGCTTTGTCTATGAGTGGAAAAAAGGGGCGCTGGATTGGGAGTGA